Proteins co-encoded in one Anabas testudineus chromosome 8, fAnaTes1.2, whole genome shotgun sequence genomic window:
- the c1qtnf6a gene encoding complement C1q tumor necrosis factor-related protein 6, protein MLGVLLITSVFSLVAPVPPPSAPPVPCRHCCDHLEPAEGSGAQPVTGGFSHVPEVRTYINMTILKGDKGDRGDRGTPGKAGPEGPPGARGPMGLKGSKGQAGLPGDPCKVHYSAFSVGRRKSLHSLESYQGLVFDTVFVNLDDHFNMFTGKFLCRIPGIYFFNVNIHTWNFKETYLHIMQNDTEQAIVYAQPSDRSIMQSQSLMLQLELNDEVWIRLYKRERENAIYSDDVDVYITFNGYLIKASVE, encoded by the exons ATGTTGGGTGTCCTCCTCATTACGTCCGTCTTCTCTCTGGTGGCCCCGGTGCCTCCCCCGAGTGCTCCTCCAGTCCCCTGCAGGCACTGCTGTGATCACCTGGAGCCAGCAGAGGGCAGCGGAGCCCAGCCAGTTACAGGAGGGTTCAGCCATGTGCCAGAGGTCCGCACGTACATCAACATGACCATCCTCAAAG GTGACAAAGGAGACCGTGGAGACAGAGGAACACCAGGTAAAGCTGGACCTGAAGGCCCCCCAGGTGCCAGAGGACCCATGGGTTTAAAAGGCAGTAAGGGCCAGGCAGGTCTTCCAGGTGACCCCTGCAAAGTCCACTACTCTGCCTTCTCTGTCGGCCGCCGCAAATCCCTCCACAGCCTGGAGTCCTACCAGGGGCTGGTGTTTGACACAGTCTTCGTCAACCTGGACGACCACTTTAACATGTTCACAGGGAAGTTCCTCTGCCGCATCCCAGGGATCTACTTCTTCAACGTCAACATTCACACGTGGAACTTCAAGGAGACGTACCTGCACATCATGCAGAACGACACCGAGCAGGCCATCGTGTACGCCCAACCCAGCGACCGCTCCATCATGCAGAGCCAGAGCctgatgctgcagctggagctgaaCGACGAGGTGTGGATCCGGCTGTacaagagggagagggagaacgCCATTTACAGCGATGATGTAGACGTGTATATCACCTTCAACGGATACCTCATCAAAGCCAGTGTGGAATAA